A section of the Scleropages formosus chromosome 12, fSclFor1.1, whole genome shotgun sequence genome encodes:
- the LOC108929516 gene encoding selenocysteine insertion sequence-binding protein 2-like isoform X1, which yields MKPRVNTLQKESKLSPEVEPFVPKQRKDQHAVGSPCPPDACSTEARRHAAGVPSRGQSPVCSQESPSALWPRQKTSGSKHGYSSSRRARRVPQNQGTALERTLSESPRKASRLSNDLICLEKKSPREPAHKREGSMKEQGRRPKSTPHPPQNCETQRADADPFQVDLSDFPELTIPTAKTRLGRRSPSPGAWPSASSSPSKSASSRKGPPADSCPNSETPDNRDVKTKPGQGRTQEPTAPGPVSPATSWAAVACQPPRRLQPNTLSLQEEAEAQVELEQTSERKKKNNKKKKKKKSKQTDYTAEAEPEAPGPEQEPPKFEDEEEFPDLAHAIFGSDKGQGPTRSIISSSNVAKSPKGVRVSLTSDKDGDLHRGGDTPADSRGGDRTLSETPQTLAPPTDGKKGQKPEKPGGKKSKVPVQLDLGNMLAVLEQKQMSQKSKQNPKPIILSVGGGLPVLQKDPSTPKKHPRQVERVAHNPLDSTSPLVKKGKQREVPKAKKPTPLKRIILKEREERKRNRLLEERGLLPPAADSGPCSNEVVVQLESLQLEEIVHSSTDVTEESMTVQVDLCTQDDPAQAEIGEQPTNDGSSLETALVQRPKIHSRKFRDYCSQVLSKEVDECVTALLKELVRFQDRLYQKDPMKARMKRRLVMGLREVLKHLKLRKVKCVVISPNCERIQSKGGLDEALHTIIDTCREQSVPFVFALSRKALGRCVNKAVPVSLVGIFNYDGAQDLYHKMIELSSEARKTYEEMIATLEKPNTEPLQVPVEQKDVDSTLDQSEMVEPEYIKVWKKMLEKESNHRFLYFEEPLSTAGMADEPGLQIHSPGPAAQGSNTGLGRRNCSHQQKISTVNKVSK from the exons GAAAGCAAGCTGTCACCTGAGGTTGAGCCTTTTGTACCGAAGCAGAGGAAGGACCAGCATGCGGTGGGGTCGCCCTGCCCTCCTGATGCTTGTTCGACAGAAGCACGGCGGCACGCTGCAGG CGTCCCATCTAGGGGTCAGTCGCCCGTGTGCAGTCAGGAGAGCCCCTCGGCCCTGTGGCCCAGACAGAAGACCAGTGGCAGCAAACATGGGTACAGCAGCTCCCGCCGGGCCAGAAGGGTCCCACAGAACCAAGGCACAGCACTGGAACGCACCCTTTCGGAGTCACCGAGAAAG GCGTCACGACTCAGTAATGATCTCATCTGTCTGGAAAAGAAAAGCCCCAGAGAACCAGCGCATAAGAGAGAAGGAAGTATGAAGGAACAAG GTAGAAGACCCAAATCAACTCCTCATCCTCCACAGAACTGCGAGACCCAGAGGGCCGATGCAGATCCCTTTCAAGTCGATCTGTCTGATTTCCCAGAGCTCACTATTCCCACAGCCAAGACCCGTTTGGGACGCCGATCTCCTTCTCCTGGAGCGTGGCCTTCGGCTTCATCTTCACCCAGCAAG AGCGCTTCCTCAAGAAAAGGACCCCCTGCAGACTCCTGTCCAAATTCTGAGACTCCTGACAATAGGGATGTGAAGACAAAGCCTGGCCAAG GCCGGACCCAGGAGCCCACAGCACCCGGCCCTGTTTCCCCAGCTACTTCTTGGGCTGCTGTGGCCTGCCAGCCCCCGAGGAGGCTTCAGCCCAACACACTGTCCTTGCAG GAGGAGGCTGAAGCTCAGGTGGAACTGGAACAAACCTctgagaggaagaaaaagaacaataagaagaagaagaagaagaaatcaaaacaaacagattaTACTGCTGAAGCAGAGCCAGAAGCCCCAGGCCCTGAGCAAGAGCCCCCAAAGTTTGAG GATGAAGAGGAGTTCCCCGACTTGGCCCATGCGATTTTCGGTTCAGACAAAGGACAGGGTCCAACACGTTCCATCATATCCTCTAGCAACGTGGCCAAGAGTCCAAAAGGGGTGAGAGTTTCACTCACAAGC GATAAAGACGGTGACCTTCACAGAGGTGGAGACACCCCTGCTGACAGTCGTGGCGGAGACAGGACCTTGTCAGAGACGCCCCAAACGTTGGCCCCTCCTACTGACGGCAAGAAGGGACAG AAGCCTGAGAAGCCAGGTGGCAAGAAGAGCAAGGTTCCCGTGCAGCTGGACCTGGGCAACATGCTGGCTGTGCTAGAGCAGAAGCAGATGTCCCAGAAGTCCAAGCAGAACCCCAAGCCTATCATCCTGTCAG TTGGCGGTGGACTTCCTGTCTTACAGAAAGACCCCTCCACTCCAAAAAAACACCCACGGCAAGTAGAGAGGGTGGCACACAACCCTTTAGACTCTACCAGCCCCCTGGTGAAGAAGGGCAAGCAGAGAGAGGTCCCTAAAGCAAAGAAACCTACGCCTCTGAAACGA ATCATCCTGAAGGAGCGAGAGGAGAGGAAGCGGAACCGTCTGCTGGAAGAGCGGGGACTTCTCCCTCCGGCTGCTGATTCTGGGCCCTGTAGCAATGAGGTGGTGGTTCAGCTCGAGAGCCTGCAACTGGAGGAGATCGTGCACAGTTCCACAG ATGTGACAGAGGAGTCCATGACTGTACAGGTGGATCTTTGTACACAAGATGACCCTGCACAGGCAGAAATTGGGGAGCAGCCAACCAACGATGGGTCCTCTTTAGAAACAGCCCTGGTCCAGCGTCCCAAAATCCACAGCCGGAAGTTCAGAGA CTACTGCAGCCAGGTGCTGAGCAAGGAAGTGGACGAGTGTGTGACTGCGCTGCTGAAGGAGCTCGTGCGCTTCCAGGACCGCCTCTACCAGAAGGACCCCATGAAGGCACGAATGAAGCGTCGCCTTGTCATGGGCCTCAGGGAGGTCCTCAAGCACCTCAAGTTGAGAAAGGTCAAGTGTGTCGTCATTTCCCCCAACTGTGAACGCATCCAGTCCAAAG GTGGTCTAGATGAAGCCCTCCATACAATTATCGACACGTGCCGTGAGCAGAGTGTGCCCTTTGTCTTTGCCCTGTCACGAAAGGCACTTGGCCGTTGTGTCAACAAGGCTGTGCCAGTCAGCCTGGTGGGCATCTTCAACTACGATGGTGCACAG GACCTGTACCACAAAATGATCGAGCTGTCATCAGAAGCCAGGAAGACTTATGAGGAAATGATTGCTACCTTGGAAAAACCAAATACTGAGCCACTGCAAGTTCCTGTTGAGCAAAAAGATGTCGACTCAACCCTGGACCAGTCAGAAATGGTGGAACCAGAATACA TAAAGGTCTGGAAGAAGATGCTGGAGAAGGAATCCAACCATCGGTTTTTATACTTCGAGGAGCCATTGTCCACAGCTGGCATGGCCGACGAACCAGGACTGCAGA TTCATTCACCAGGGCCTGCAGCACAAGGCAGTAATACAGGTTTGGGCAGAAGAAATTGCTCACATCAGCAGAAAATTTCTACTGTAAATAAAgtttctaaataa
- the LOC108929516 gene encoding selenocysteine insertion sequence-binding protein 2-like isoform X2 → MKPRVNTLQKESKLSPEVEPFVPKQRKDQHAVGSPCPPDACSTEARRHAAGGQSPVCSQESPSALWPRQKTSGSKHGYSSSRRARRVPQNQGTALERTLSESPRKASRLSNDLICLEKKSPREPAHKREGSMKEQGRRPKSTPHPPQNCETQRADADPFQVDLSDFPELTIPTAKTRLGRRSPSPGAWPSASSSPSKSASSRKGPPADSCPNSETPDNRDVKTKPGQGRTQEPTAPGPVSPATSWAAVACQPPRRLQPNTLSLQEEAEAQVELEQTSERKKKNNKKKKKKKSKQTDYTAEAEPEAPGPEQEPPKFEDEEEFPDLAHAIFGSDKGQGPTRSIISSSNVAKSPKGVRVSLTSDKDGDLHRGGDTPADSRGGDRTLSETPQTLAPPTDGKKGQKPEKPGGKKSKVPVQLDLGNMLAVLEQKQMSQKSKQNPKPIILSVGGGLPVLQKDPSTPKKHPRQVERVAHNPLDSTSPLVKKGKQREVPKAKKPTPLKRIILKEREERKRNRLLEERGLLPPAADSGPCSNEVVVQLESLQLEEIVHSSTDVTEESMTVQVDLCTQDDPAQAEIGEQPTNDGSSLETALVQRPKIHSRKFRDYCSQVLSKEVDECVTALLKELVRFQDRLYQKDPMKARMKRRLVMGLREVLKHLKLRKVKCVVISPNCERIQSKGGLDEALHTIIDTCREQSVPFVFALSRKALGRCVNKAVPVSLVGIFNYDGAQDLYHKMIELSSEARKTYEEMIATLEKPNTEPLQVPVEQKDVDSTLDQSEMVEPEYIKVWKKMLEKESNHRFLYFEEPLSTAGMADEPGLQIHSPGPAAQGSNTGLGRRNCSHQQKISTVNKVSK, encoded by the exons GAAAGCAAGCTGTCACCTGAGGTTGAGCCTTTTGTACCGAAGCAGAGGAAGGACCAGCATGCGGTGGGGTCGCCCTGCCCTCCTGATGCTTGTTCGACAGAAGCACGGCGGCACGCTGCAGG GGGTCAGTCGCCCGTGTGCAGTCAGGAGAGCCCCTCGGCCCTGTGGCCCAGACAGAAGACCAGTGGCAGCAAACATGGGTACAGCAGCTCCCGCCGGGCCAGAAGGGTCCCACAGAACCAAGGCACAGCACTGGAACGCACCCTTTCGGAGTCACCGAGAAAG GCGTCACGACTCAGTAATGATCTCATCTGTCTGGAAAAGAAAAGCCCCAGAGAACCAGCGCATAAGAGAGAAGGAAGTATGAAGGAACAAG GTAGAAGACCCAAATCAACTCCTCATCCTCCACAGAACTGCGAGACCCAGAGGGCCGATGCAGATCCCTTTCAAGTCGATCTGTCTGATTTCCCAGAGCTCACTATTCCCACAGCCAAGACCCGTTTGGGACGCCGATCTCCTTCTCCTGGAGCGTGGCCTTCGGCTTCATCTTCACCCAGCAAG AGCGCTTCCTCAAGAAAAGGACCCCCTGCAGACTCCTGTCCAAATTCTGAGACTCCTGACAATAGGGATGTGAAGACAAAGCCTGGCCAAG GCCGGACCCAGGAGCCCACAGCACCCGGCCCTGTTTCCCCAGCTACTTCTTGGGCTGCTGTGGCCTGCCAGCCCCCGAGGAGGCTTCAGCCCAACACACTGTCCTTGCAG GAGGAGGCTGAAGCTCAGGTGGAACTGGAACAAACCTctgagaggaagaaaaagaacaataagaagaagaagaagaagaaatcaaaacaaacagattaTACTGCTGAAGCAGAGCCAGAAGCCCCAGGCCCTGAGCAAGAGCCCCCAAAGTTTGAG GATGAAGAGGAGTTCCCCGACTTGGCCCATGCGATTTTCGGTTCAGACAAAGGACAGGGTCCAACACGTTCCATCATATCCTCTAGCAACGTGGCCAAGAGTCCAAAAGGGGTGAGAGTTTCACTCACAAGC GATAAAGACGGTGACCTTCACAGAGGTGGAGACACCCCTGCTGACAGTCGTGGCGGAGACAGGACCTTGTCAGAGACGCCCCAAACGTTGGCCCCTCCTACTGACGGCAAGAAGGGACAG AAGCCTGAGAAGCCAGGTGGCAAGAAGAGCAAGGTTCCCGTGCAGCTGGACCTGGGCAACATGCTGGCTGTGCTAGAGCAGAAGCAGATGTCCCAGAAGTCCAAGCAGAACCCCAAGCCTATCATCCTGTCAG TTGGCGGTGGACTTCCTGTCTTACAGAAAGACCCCTCCACTCCAAAAAAACACCCACGGCAAGTAGAGAGGGTGGCACACAACCCTTTAGACTCTACCAGCCCCCTGGTGAAGAAGGGCAAGCAGAGAGAGGTCCCTAAAGCAAAGAAACCTACGCCTCTGAAACGA ATCATCCTGAAGGAGCGAGAGGAGAGGAAGCGGAACCGTCTGCTGGAAGAGCGGGGACTTCTCCCTCCGGCTGCTGATTCTGGGCCCTGTAGCAATGAGGTGGTGGTTCAGCTCGAGAGCCTGCAACTGGAGGAGATCGTGCACAGTTCCACAG ATGTGACAGAGGAGTCCATGACTGTACAGGTGGATCTTTGTACACAAGATGACCCTGCACAGGCAGAAATTGGGGAGCAGCCAACCAACGATGGGTCCTCTTTAGAAACAGCCCTGGTCCAGCGTCCCAAAATCCACAGCCGGAAGTTCAGAGA CTACTGCAGCCAGGTGCTGAGCAAGGAAGTGGACGAGTGTGTGACTGCGCTGCTGAAGGAGCTCGTGCGCTTCCAGGACCGCCTCTACCAGAAGGACCCCATGAAGGCACGAATGAAGCGTCGCCTTGTCATGGGCCTCAGGGAGGTCCTCAAGCACCTCAAGTTGAGAAAGGTCAAGTGTGTCGTCATTTCCCCCAACTGTGAACGCATCCAGTCCAAAG GTGGTCTAGATGAAGCCCTCCATACAATTATCGACACGTGCCGTGAGCAGAGTGTGCCCTTTGTCTTTGCCCTGTCACGAAAGGCACTTGGCCGTTGTGTCAACAAGGCTGTGCCAGTCAGCCTGGTGGGCATCTTCAACTACGATGGTGCACAG GACCTGTACCACAAAATGATCGAGCTGTCATCAGAAGCCAGGAAGACTTATGAGGAAATGATTGCTACCTTGGAAAAACCAAATACTGAGCCACTGCAAGTTCCTGTTGAGCAAAAAGATGTCGACTCAACCCTGGACCAGTCAGAAATGGTGGAACCAGAATACA TAAAGGTCTGGAAGAAGATGCTGGAGAAGGAATCCAACCATCGGTTTTTATACTTCGAGGAGCCATTGTCCACAGCTGGCATGGCCGACGAACCAGGACTGCAGA TTCATTCACCAGGGCCTGCAGCACAAGGCAGTAATACAGGTTTGGGCAGAAGAAATTGCTCACATCAGCAGAAAATTTCTACTGTAAATAAAgtttctaaataa
- the LOC108929516 gene encoding selenocysteine insertion sequence-binding protein 2-like isoform X3, translated as MKPRVNTLQKESKLSPEVEPFVPKQRKDQHAVGSPCPPDACSTEARRHAAGVPSRGQSPVCSQESPSALWPRQKTSGSKHGYSSSRRARRVPQNQGTALERTLSESPRKASRLSNDLICLEKKSPREPAHKREGSMKEQGRRPKSTPHPPQNCETQRADADPFQVDLSDFPELTIPTAKTRLGRRSPSPGAWPSASSSPSKSASSRKGPPADSCPNSETPDNRDVKTKPGQGRTQEPTAPGPVSPATSWAAVACQPPRRLQPNTLSLQEEAEAQVELEQTSERKKKNNKKKKKKKSKQTDYTAEAEPEAPGPEQEPPKFEDEEEFPDLAHAIFGSDKGQGPTRSIISSSNVAKSPKGDKDGDLHRGGDTPADSRGGDRTLSETPQTLAPPTDGKKGQKPEKPGGKKSKVPVQLDLGNMLAVLEQKQMSQKSKQNPKPIILSVGGGLPVLQKDPSTPKKHPRQVERVAHNPLDSTSPLVKKGKQREVPKAKKPTPLKRIILKEREERKRNRLLEERGLLPPAADSGPCSNEVVVQLESLQLEEIVHSSTDVTEESMTVQVDLCTQDDPAQAEIGEQPTNDGSSLETALVQRPKIHSRKFRDYCSQVLSKEVDECVTALLKELVRFQDRLYQKDPMKARMKRRLVMGLREVLKHLKLRKVKCVVISPNCERIQSKGGLDEALHTIIDTCREQSVPFVFALSRKALGRCVNKAVPVSLVGIFNYDGAQDLYHKMIELSSEARKTYEEMIATLEKPNTEPLQVPVEQKDVDSTLDQSEMVEPEYIKVWKKMLEKESNHRFLYFEEPLSTAGMADEPGLQIHSPGPAAQGSNTGLGRRNCSHQQKISTVNKVSK; from the exons GAAAGCAAGCTGTCACCTGAGGTTGAGCCTTTTGTACCGAAGCAGAGGAAGGACCAGCATGCGGTGGGGTCGCCCTGCCCTCCTGATGCTTGTTCGACAGAAGCACGGCGGCACGCTGCAGG CGTCCCATCTAGGGGTCAGTCGCCCGTGTGCAGTCAGGAGAGCCCCTCGGCCCTGTGGCCCAGACAGAAGACCAGTGGCAGCAAACATGGGTACAGCAGCTCCCGCCGGGCCAGAAGGGTCCCACAGAACCAAGGCACAGCACTGGAACGCACCCTTTCGGAGTCACCGAGAAAG GCGTCACGACTCAGTAATGATCTCATCTGTCTGGAAAAGAAAAGCCCCAGAGAACCAGCGCATAAGAGAGAAGGAAGTATGAAGGAACAAG GTAGAAGACCCAAATCAACTCCTCATCCTCCACAGAACTGCGAGACCCAGAGGGCCGATGCAGATCCCTTTCAAGTCGATCTGTCTGATTTCCCAGAGCTCACTATTCCCACAGCCAAGACCCGTTTGGGACGCCGATCTCCTTCTCCTGGAGCGTGGCCTTCGGCTTCATCTTCACCCAGCAAG AGCGCTTCCTCAAGAAAAGGACCCCCTGCAGACTCCTGTCCAAATTCTGAGACTCCTGACAATAGGGATGTGAAGACAAAGCCTGGCCAAG GCCGGACCCAGGAGCCCACAGCACCCGGCCCTGTTTCCCCAGCTACTTCTTGGGCTGCTGTGGCCTGCCAGCCCCCGAGGAGGCTTCAGCCCAACACACTGTCCTTGCAG GAGGAGGCTGAAGCTCAGGTGGAACTGGAACAAACCTctgagaggaagaaaaagaacaataagaagaagaagaagaagaaatcaaaacaaacagattaTACTGCTGAAGCAGAGCCAGAAGCCCCAGGCCCTGAGCAAGAGCCCCCAAAGTTTGAG GATGAAGAGGAGTTCCCCGACTTGGCCCATGCGATTTTCGGTTCAGACAAAGGACAGGGTCCAACACGTTCCATCATATCCTCTAGCAACGTGGCCAAGAGTCCAAAAGGG GATAAAGACGGTGACCTTCACAGAGGTGGAGACACCCCTGCTGACAGTCGTGGCGGAGACAGGACCTTGTCAGAGACGCCCCAAACGTTGGCCCCTCCTACTGACGGCAAGAAGGGACAG AAGCCTGAGAAGCCAGGTGGCAAGAAGAGCAAGGTTCCCGTGCAGCTGGACCTGGGCAACATGCTGGCTGTGCTAGAGCAGAAGCAGATGTCCCAGAAGTCCAAGCAGAACCCCAAGCCTATCATCCTGTCAG TTGGCGGTGGACTTCCTGTCTTACAGAAAGACCCCTCCACTCCAAAAAAACACCCACGGCAAGTAGAGAGGGTGGCACACAACCCTTTAGACTCTACCAGCCCCCTGGTGAAGAAGGGCAAGCAGAGAGAGGTCCCTAAAGCAAAGAAACCTACGCCTCTGAAACGA ATCATCCTGAAGGAGCGAGAGGAGAGGAAGCGGAACCGTCTGCTGGAAGAGCGGGGACTTCTCCCTCCGGCTGCTGATTCTGGGCCCTGTAGCAATGAGGTGGTGGTTCAGCTCGAGAGCCTGCAACTGGAGGAGATCGTGCACAGTTCCACAG ATGTGACAGAGGAGTCCATGACTGTACAGGTGGATCTTTGTACACAAGATGACCCTGCACAGGCAGAAATTGGGGAGCAGCCAACCAACGATGGGTCCTCTTTAGAAACAGCCCTGGTCCAGCGTCCCAAAATCCACAGCCGGAAGTTCAGAGA CTACTGCAGCCAGGTGCTGAGCAAGGAAGTGGACGAGTGTGTGACTGCGCTGCTGAAGGAGCTCGTGCGCTTCCAGGACCGCCTCTACCAGAAGGACCCCATGAAGGCACGAATGAAGCGTCGCCTTGTCATGGGCCTCAGGGAGGTCCTCAAGCACCTCAAGTTGAGAAAGGTCAAGTGTGTCGTCATTTCCCCCAACTGTGAACGCATCCAGTCCAAAG GTGGTCTAGATGAAGCCCTCCATACAATTATCGACACGTGCCGTGAGCAGAGTGTGCCCTTTGTCTTTGCCCTGTCACGAAAGGCACTTGGCCGTTGTGTCAACAAGGCTGTGCCAGTCAGCCTGGTGGGCATCTTCAACTACGATGGTGCACAG GACCTGTACCACAAAATGATCGAGCTGTCATCAGAAGCCAGGAAGACTTATGAGGAAATGATTGCTACCTTGGAAAAACCAAATACTGAGCCACTGCAAGTTCCTGTTGAGCAAAAAGATGTCGACTCAACCCTGGACCAGTCAGAAATGGTGGAACCAGAATACA TAAAGGTCTGGAAGAAGATGCTGGAGAAGGAATCCAACCATCGGTTTTTATACTTCGAGGAGCCATTGTCCACAGCTGGCATGGCCGACGAACCAGGACTGCAGA TTCATTCACCAGGGCCTGCAGCACAAGGCAGTAATACAGGTTTGGGCAGAAGAAATTGCTCACATCAGCAGAAAATTTCTACTGTAAATAAAgtttctaaataa
- the LOC108929516 gene encoding selenocysteine insertion sequence-binding protein 2-like isoform X4 — protein sequence MKPRVNTLQKESKLSPEVEPFVPKQRKDQHAVGSPCPPDACSTEARRHAAGVPSRGQSPVCSQESPSALWPRQKTSGSKHGYSSSRRARRVPQNQGTALERTLSESPRKASRLSNDLICLEKKSPREPAHKREGSMKEQGRRPKSTPHPPQNCETQRADADPFQVDLSDFPELTIPTAKTRLGRRSPSPGAWPSASSSPSKSASSRKGPPADSCPNSETPDNRDVKTKPGQGRTQEPTAPGPVSPATSWAAVACQPPRRLQPNTLSLQEEAEAQVELEQTSERKKKNNKKKKKKKSKQTDYTAEAEPEAPGPEQEPPKFEDEEEFPDLAHAIFGSDKGQGPTRSIISSSNVAKSPKGVRVSLTSDKDGDLHRGGDTPADSRGGDRTLSETPQTLAPPTDGKKGQKPEKPGGKKSKVPVQLDLGNMLAVLEQKQMSQKSKQNPKPIILSVGGGLPVLQKDPSTPKKHPRQVERVAHNPLDSTSPLVKKGKQREVPKAKKPTPLKRIILKEREERKRNRLLEERGLLPPAADSGPCSNEVVVQLESLQLEEIVHSSTDVTEESMTVQVDLCTQDDPAQAEIGEQPTNDGSSLETALVQRPKIHSRKFRDYCSQVLSKEVDECVTALLKELVRFQDRLYQKDPMKARMKRRLVMGLREVLKHLKLRKVKCVVISPNCERIQSKGGLDEALHTIIDTCREQSVPFVFALSRKALGRCVNKAVPVSLVGIFNYDGAQDLYHKMIELSSEARKTYEEMIATLEKPNTEPLQVPVEQKDVDSTLDQSEMVEPEYIKVWKKMLEKESNHRFLYFEEPLSTAGMADEPGLQSEQDEKS from the exons GAAAGCAAGCTGTCACCTGAGGTTGAGCCTTTTGTACCGAAGCAGAGGAAGGACCAGCATGCGGTGGGGTCGCCCTGCCCTCCTGATGCTTGTTCGACAGAAGCACGGCGGCACGCTGCAGG CGTCCCATCTAGGGGTCAGTCGCCCGTGTGCAGTCAGGAGAGCCCCTCGGCCCTGTGGCCCAGACAGAAGACCAGTGGCAGCAAACATGGGTACAGCAGCTCCCGCCGGGCCAGAAGGGTCCCACAGAACCAAGGCACAGCACTGGAACGCACCCTTTCGGAGTCACCGAGAAAG GCGTCACGACTCAGTAATGATCTCATCTGTCTGGAAAAGAAAAGCCCCAGAGAACCAGCGCATAAGAGAGAAGGAAGTATGAAGGAACAAG GTAGAAGACCCAAATCAACTCCTCATCCTCCACAGAACTGCGAGACCCAGAGGGCCGATGCAGATCCCTTTCAAGTCGATCTGTCTGATTTCCCAGAGCTCACTATTCCCACAGCCAAGACCCGTTTGGGACGCCGATCTCCTTCTCCTGGAGCGTGGCCTTCGGCTTCATCTTCACCCAGCAAG AGCGCTTCCTCAAGAAAAGGACCCCCTGCAGACTCCTGTCCAAATTCTGAGACTCCTGACAATAGGGATGTGAAGACAAAGCCTGGCCAAG GCCGGACCCAGGAGCCCACAGCACCCGGCCCTGTTTCCCCAGCTACTTCTTGGGCTGCTGTGGCCTGCCAGCCCCCGAGGAGGCTTCAGCCCAACACACTGTCCTTGCAG GAGGAGGCTGAAGCTCAGGTGGAACTGGAACAAACCTctgagaggaagaaaaagaacaataagaagaagaagaagaagaaatcaaaacaaacagattaTACTGCTGAAGCAGAGCCAGAAGCCCCAGGCCCTGAGCAAGAGCCCCCAAAGTTTGAG GATGAAGAGGAGTTCCCCGACTTGGCCCATGCGATTTTCGGTTCAGACAAAGGACAGGGTCCAACACGTTCCATCATATCCTCTAGCAACGTGGCCAAGAGTCCAAAAGGGGTGAGAGTTTCACTCACAAGC GATAAAGACGGTGACCTTCACAGAGGTGGAGACACCCCTGCTGACAGTCGTGGCGGAGACAGGACCTTGTCAGAGACGCCCCAAACGTTGGCCCCTCCTACTGACGGCAAGAAGGGACAG AAGCCTGAGAAGCCAGGTGGCAAGAAGAGCAAGGTTCCCGTGCAGCTGGACCTGGGCAACATGCTGGCTGTGCTAGAGCAGAAGCAGATGTCCCAGAAGTCCAAGCAGAACCCCAAGCCTATCATCCTGTCAG TTGGCGGTGGACTTCCTGTCTTACAGAAAGACCCCTCCACTCCAAAAAAACACCCACGGCAAGTAGAGAGGGTGGCACACAACCCTTTAGACTCTACCAGCCCCCTGGTGAAGAAGGGCAAGCAGAGAGAGGTCCCTAAAGCAAAGAAACCTACGCCTCTGAAACGA ATCATCCTGAAGGAGCGAGAGGAGAGGAAGCGGAACCGTCTGCTGGAAGAGCGGGGACTTCTCCCTCCGGCTGCTGATTCTGGGCCCTGTAGCAATGAGGTGGTGGTTCAGCTCGAGAGCCTGCAACTGGAGGAGATCGTGCACAGTTCCACAG ATGTGACAGAGGAGTCCATGACTGTACAGGTGGATCTTTGTACACAAGATGACCCTGCACAGGCAGAAATTGGGGAGCAGCCAACCAACGATGGGTCCTCTTTAGAAACAGCCCTGGTCCAGCGTCCCAAAATCCACAGCCGGAAGTTCAGAGA CTACTGCAGCCAGGTGCTGAGCAAGGAAGTGGACGAGTGTGTGACTGCGCTGCTGAAGGAGCTCGTGCGCTTCCAGGACCGCCTCTACCAGAAGGACCCCATGAAGGCACGAATGAAGCGTCGCCTTGTCATGGGCCTCAGGGAGGTCCTCAAGCACCTCAAGTTGAGAAAGGTCAAGTGTGTCGTCATTTCCCCCAACTGTGAACGCATCCAGTCCAAAG GTGGTCTAGATGAAGCCCTCCATACAATTATCGACACGTGCCGTGAGCAGAGTGTGCCCTTTGTCTTTGCCCTGTCACGAAAGGCACTTGGCCGTTGTGTCAACAAGGCTGTGCCAGTCAGCCTGGTGGGCATCTTCAACTACGATGGTGCACAG GACCTGTACCACAAAATGATCGAGCTGTCATCAGAAGCCAGGAAGACTTATGAGGAAATGATTGCTACCTTGGAAAAACCAAATACTGAGCCACTGCAAGTTCCTGTTGAGCAAAAAGATGTCGACTCAACCCTGGACCAGTCAGAAATGGTGGAACCAGAATACA TAAAGGTCTGGAAGAAGATGCTGGAGAAGGAATCCAACCATCGGTTTTTATACTTCGAGGAGCCATTGTCCACAGCTGGCATGGCCGACGAACCAGGACTGCAGAGTGAGCAAGATGAGAAGAGTTGA